From the Juglans microcarpa x Juglans regia isolate MS1-56 chromosome 3D, Jm3101_v1.0, whole genome shotgun sequence genome, the window CATCTTTCATATTGGCACAAAATACTTAGAAGCACCTGAACCGATCTTTGGCTcccattagaaaaaataaccacatcatcagcatacattaaatgagaaataattgaCGTACCTCGGCCTGATGGAAATGCCCAAATCTATTATCAGACACACTCCAGTGAATCATCCGGGAAAGGATCTCCTACtggataataaataaataaggagataatGGATCACCTTGTCGAAAGCCACGACCTCCCAGGAAGAAGCCTTTTATTGTCCCATTCATCATAACCGAATACCAGGGACTAGAAATACAAAAGAAGATGAAGTCACAAAATTGTGtcaaaaaaccaaaactcaACATGACGTTTATCAGAAAATTCCAATCCATGCGGTCATATGATTTTGCCATATCTACTTTTAACATAATATTGCCGCCATAATTCCTCTTATTAATAGAAGGAACCATTTCCTGAGTGAGGcttatattttcaaagataGTTCTACCTGAGATAAAGGCTCCTTGCTCTAACGAAACTAGTCGAGGCAAAAGACTAGTTAATCGATTCACAATTATCTTGGAGCAAAGTTTATAAAAAACTGAGCAAAGACTAATGGGACAAAACTTGTCAAAACCTATTGGAGACTCCCCCTTTGGAATTAGCACCAAATAAGAAGTTGTAAAAAACTTGGGAAGAGACTTAGATGCAAAGAATTCCAACACTGCCTTCCACAAATCATTTTTAACCACCTCTGAGCAACTCTTATAAAAACTGGAGCTGAAGCCATCAGAGCCAGGAGCACTATTAACCGGAATTAAGGACAAAGCAGCAAATACTTCCTCCAATGAGGGCGCACTAACAAGGGAGGCATTCTCCTCTGCAGAAATAGCCGGATCTATAAGACCATCAGAGATTGGTTGCTCAACTGGCGGCTCACCTTggagaaaagatgaaaaataatcaaCTGCACCTTGGTGGATGCTCTTTGGAGACTCAAACACCACATCATTCGACCGCATATTTAGTACCTACTTACGTCGTTTCATGGCTAGGCaatcatgaaaaaatttggaGCTCTGGTCACTATCCACCGCCCACTTTAGCTTTGCCATTTGATTCAGTTGAATTTCTCCCCGACGCCACCAAGTAGCCAATTTCACATTTGCCACCTGTAATTCTCTATCTAGATTTTCATCCCAGTTTAATTGAGACTGAAGTTCAATCTCCTCACTCTGATTTTGAAGATCAATAATTTGGCCCAACATATGACCGAAGACCCTTTTATCCCAATCCCGCAAGGCGGCCTTAGTCTGTTTTAACTTCACAACCAAATTCTGAATGGCTGAACCACCCTCCCGAGATGACCAAGCTTGCCGAACACaatccataaaatttttgtgtTGCACCCACATCTGTTGGAAACGAAAAGGGGCTGGACCATAAGAGAAAGGGTCTTGCTTGAACTCTATAAACATAGGTGCATGATCCGAAGTAGATCGTGGAAGATAAGAACAAATAGCATTAGGAAATACCGAAAGAAAAGAGGCATCCATTAGAACACGGTCCAATCTTGCCCAAGAACGAGCAAGGCCAtattgcccattacaccaagaaaaagcACTCCACTTCGATGCCATTTCAAATAAACCCCCTATTGAATCTAGTTGTTAAAATCCTCCATAGATGTAAGAGGTTAAGGCCAACCTGTTCATCTCTCTGAGTCATTTCagacaatattaaaatcaccaacaaaAATACACGGGTCTGAGCCCAGATTCTGGATACTGAGAGCGTCCCCCAAAATGCACTGTTCAACCATGGTACATTTTGCGTAAATAATCGTGAGCAAAAACTTTTCAGCACCTACGCCTACTTTGAGAGAGATATGTTGCCCTCCCATTCGAACCAAACTCACCTCCAGGATACTAtcccaaaaaatccaaattttgcCCCCTTCAACCtcatttgaaacaaaattatcGAATTTCAAAACACAACCCAATCTCCTAGCAACATCAAGATTTTGAAAAGGTTCCAACAGAGCAACAATTTCCGGTCTCAACTTACCAAGCAACTTTTTTAATCTACCTTTCGAGGTCCCAACTCCCCTAATGTTCCATACAAAAATGAGGTCAATCATTGAAAGAGATTAGAGAATCGAGCAAGAACTCGagaagaacttctcattttaacaaaactctttttcttatattttattttaccttccTTGATCTCAGATTCTGTCAAGTAGTCCTTATCTTAAGGGAAAACTTCAGGGTGAAATTTGGTTTTGTTCAGAAACAGTGGCAAATGGTTGCTCCTCAGCTGGTCCATCTTCCGATGCCATGGCATCCACCTCAATCTCCTAGACTACTAGCAAGACAACAAAtgtatcccccccccccctcaaaTGATGCACAAATAGCAGTATCCGAAATCACAGCCCCATGACGTTGTCCCGGCATTGATTCATTTTCTGTGACCAAAAACACAACAGTATCCATATCTTGTGATGCAATAGCATACTCCCCACTAGGCCTCGAAGTCCCAGCAGTATCCAAAATCACAGTAGTAGTAGGAGTTATCATATCCGCTTCAATAATAGCTACATGCACCATAGACAAGATAGGCGCCAATTCCTCATATGTCTGTGAAGTACGCCCCACTGGATCAATAACAAAATTATCCCCAGCTGCACTCAGAACCATAGTGTCACTCGAAACCACAGTTGCAGTCAGACTCACAACTACACTCGTAACCACAGTATCACTCAGAACCATAGTTGCACTCGGACTCACAATTGCACTCAGAACCATCTCAAGAACCACAACAGAGTCCTCATTCCCATACGACTCTTTCTGCCCCTTTTTTCCTGCTCGTGCCTTCCCCATCTTTGCAATTTAATCAACCCAACAGGTCTGTGAATTATGTCCTAGCATTTGGCACTTACAGCAGTATGCACGAAGTGTTTCATAAACAACTTCTTGTTTCCTACTAGATGGCAAAATCGGTGCTCCAATtcaaaaatgagagaaaggtTCTTTGGCAGCATCAACCTCAACACACAGCCTCGCCCTATCTGTTCCCATGGCACAATGAGTCGAATTTTCCCGACGGATGAAAGTGTCGATAGGGGCCATAAGAATACTCAAAAAAGCTTCACTATAAAAATTAAGAGGAAGTCCCGGAAGAGAGATCCATACCGGTACCCGAGAAGGTTCATCATCCTCTGTAAATTCCGATGTCCATCTAAATGCCCGATAAAAAAACCCCATTAATCTCGCATACATCCCTCGACAAAGCCTTCGTGAAATCAGTCTCAGTTGTCATACGTACAAAAAGGTTCCTTGGCCTTCTCATAGAAGAAACAACCAGAGTGGATGAAAGGCCCCAACGATTCTATATAAACGAACGCACGACATCTAGAGATGGACGTTGCTTCagaaatttcagaatcatcgAGTAACGAAAGGGTTCTGCTGACTTGATGATCTCCTCACGTGAAAACTGGAAATAAATTTCACTATCCAGCACCTTCGGTGGTCTATGTGGCAGCACCATCTCAGGGATGGGCTAGGGGATAGCAACCACCAGATCGGCAAAGGAAGGCCGACCGGTGCCACCATCCATGGCTGCCATGCAGCCAGCCATGGAGGCCCACGCAAGAAACAAACGGCAACCCTAAGTCCACATAGAGAGAAAAAGGGCAGAAACGTCACTAGTATAttccacatatatattatatatacctatatatatatatatattacacgtgtgtgtgtgtgtatatatatatattatataccaaGATATCAAGTTTTTTAAAATGGGTTTTGACGAGATCCGCCATTGAAGCAAAACTTATAGTAgaaaaattttctcaagaagGTAGTATCATTTACAATAAATTGCTCCCACAAGCAGAATAGAGTAACACGAAACTATTAACAAGTAAAGCACATAGATTGAAGATAGAGATCGAGGGAAGATGACACTGAATAGGGGtgggagaaaatgaaaataggGGCTCAGGGCATTTGTGCAAATTGAGAGAGATTTATTGTATTTCAATAATTGTACTTCATTCATGCGCATGCAGTCCCCATTCAGGTATTGTACCTAGACGCCCTCATTATTTTAACATGATTTTCGACAAGGGATTCATACAACCTGTCTTTGAACATTATTGTAGTCTCACCGGCAATAGGGCAAGCCCTTAGGTTGAGACTCATACAACTTTTTCCTAAACACACAGGATCGTGTTAAGGGAAATCTTTTagttacaaaaaattatataaaaataaattacaaactgatgtgagtTAATGTGatacgttatattataaaattacttttcttataaaattacttttcttataaaatagatttaacggatCTCATGGATTCACATTAGtttatatgtttgtttttaagtaattttttatgtCTGTAATTGTTCTCATAGGATAAATCATTCATTCCTTCAGTTTCACAATCAAtcattttatcaataatttattCTAGTTACGGTATATGcttcaaatcaataaaatatttaatatctcgatataacattaaaaatcatACGGCACTCATATGCTTCAATCGAAGCTATTAAGTCCAATTTAGAGATTCCTACTTAGAAAGTGTCCTTAGGTTTtaatttttgcaatttttgtgTATTGGTGTAGAAATTATTAGTgtacaatttatattttggaaatACTTTTCTAACCTTATAATGCCTTAGAATTTTAGTTGTACTCTAATTTTTCTGTCTAACAACGATTTTGCCATTAACTTTTCATTATATGCATTTTTGCTTCAAAACTTTACTAAAACTAGTTTTTAAGCCCTATATAAACCATTTTCTCACAAATAACTTTCTTTATATGTTTTGTctatttttatacttatttatgttaaaatataatttaacacCCATAAAACCAAAGGGACAAAGTTCTCCCTGCTatagttttaaatttctattatttcaCCGAGATTTTTGTACACTTTGAATTCtctaaattctcataatttatcTTAAGTTAAATTTCATAATGATACTAAATTTAACCATACATTACATTACActttacaattttataaaaagtccatTAAAACCCTAAACTTTAATCCCTAACCAAACTCTAAACTTTTCCTCGTAACTATAAACTCTAACTCTCATGGTGTCTTTAGTTTTcatccaaataaaatttcatctacGCAGTACTTAACATAAAATCCTATAGtttattcaattaattaaatgattattaaCTAAATATCTCATATCCTAATTTTTATGTCATATTGGTTGAAACCCTAAACTCTATCTTGCcaaatttttaacttcaaaCCTTAATCAAATCAACTACACACACTTCAAATAATACCAATTCAACATCAATTAGGTGGCTTATCAAGGAAATTCTTCAACCCTAACATTTGTGTGATGCCCCCAAACACTTAGGATGTAACAAAGACTTGGAGCGTCGGAACATGTAACACATGGTTACATAACCccttcatgatagttaatatgtaatgcatcaTAGTATGAAACTAGCAGTATGAATAATCGCAGCAAAATAAGGGtgactaaaataaaactcatgtCAGAATGAACTAAATATCCCAATTGTACTAATAActatcataagttcaaacttaaagATAGCACATCCATAATACAAGTACTTAAAACAATGAATCAACAATTAGATCAACTCTTTCATACGCTCTAAGGTATGAAGAGTTAgtgctatgaacatcaaaatcaAATCTAATCTCGGCTCCATGTTCGGCTCCTCCTCAAATATATCCAATGGTTCATCCTGGTCGGTCTCCTCCGATTGGAGTCTGAGGTAAAATtggactccgactccgattctGATGGGAGTCGGAGTTCGACTCTAATTAGAGTTCAGGGTTGCCGATTGGAACTTGGAGCTTTGATTCGAGTTGGAGTTTGCCCAAGGCTCAATCTCTATTTGAAGCCTTGGGCTCCCCATTTCCGAAAAAcctatttcaaaaattaaataaaagactAAAAATACCAACATCCTAGTGAGCTTACCATTTTCAAAAAcactgtaaaaaataattagaaaacatCAATACAATGACTAAATTACATACATTACAAAATCAAAGATAAAACAATGCACAATCACAAACACaatgtaaacaaaaaaatgCTCGAAACCACTGAACGACCACCACAATCACAACCAAACAACCTCCACAATCACAAGTTCACAACCTGTCAACCACCACAATTACAATCACAATCACCCCCAAACAACCACCCATCCATCACAATCACAACCAACCAACTTCACCAAAGTCCTCAACCAATTTACAATGTAATAATCTATCagaataaaatagaaaactaCAAATTAGTGATTACAATAATTATTAGCACCATCAAGTGAGCATTTCCAAGCATCCtgtattgttttgaaaatttaaaaacttagaCATTACACTACTTAGCCAAATTAAACATACTAACAGTTAAGTACCTCAAATGAGAGTTAATGATATACCAGGCAGTCAGGACTTCATCCCACGGTGCATCCATCTCAattatctataattatatttgggTTCACAGCTAGGtctacaaaatcaaaaaatttataagctaaataattaaaaacattaaagatatataattaatcatgtaAAAACATAAAGTTACCTGATTCAAGTCTATAACTTTCAGCATCATCAACAGTATCTAGGCCAATAGGTGTTGAACTTAGCCATTTTTATGTGCAAATGAGGGCCTCCACATGGTTGGAGCCAATGAACTCTAATAAGCATCCAACATGTGGCCCCCGCTGCTAAATGCCGACTTAGAAGCAACCATAGTGATAGGAAGGCTAGCACATCTTAGGCTACTTGAGAAAGAACTAAAAACTTGGTGGAATgaaccttccaccaagttaatatatGAAATGTAACACTTGGTGCATCAacatttccataaaataacgtTCAACCTCGGActtacactgcataatattctTCAATGCTTAGATTTGATAATACCTTCGCATCAAAATAGATGAACTACTTCCACGTGTGTTATCTATAAGGAAGATGTTGAGCTAATCAGTCGTGAGTAGtttccaccttggcttgaagaCTAACCACTATTATTGTAATAGCTACAtaagtcatcaatatcactCTTCAACACTCTAATAAACTTATCAAACTTCTCATCACCGAGGACGTTCCTAGTCCAAAATTTTACAATAACTAACTTATATCAGGGGTCAAGAATTGCAACGACaaataataatgtatttatcttctcaacatcccccaatatttattatatttggattTCATCATCATAACCATAACATTCAACAATTCGATAGTGTCATCACAGCTCTGTTGCAAGTGGTCATAAATCCTTGAGAACTTCTCGAAGTACTTGTTCACAATACAATATTTGAAATCAGATATGTGCACAATTATGTCATaaattaactttaaaatttgaacaaaatacCTCACATTAGCCCGATCAACAATATCTGGCAAATTGAGCCCCCTTCTCCCCTTACTGGCTCCAGCAAAGCATACCTCAAGCTTCCACCCTCGACCTCTGTTCGCTCGAACACTTTTTGGTACTTTTGCACTACATTCAATTTTATATGTAGATTTCATTGAGTGGGAACATAAGCTCAACATACTAGAAGATAGGATCTTAAGTTGTTCGGCTATAGCCTTAAACTTgccaagcctttgaggggaagcCTTTACATATCTCAAAAGGTAGCAAACTTTGGTAATTGAATCATCAACCTTCTTCAATCCCTCAGCAACTATGAGATTGATGGTATAAACACAACATCAAACGTGGTTAAACTCATTCTCACAAATTGTATCCTCTTTTACCATCATATTCCGCCTAAACCATTCTATTGTAGTGGCATTAGCACTGGTACTGTCAACTGTGATACAAAGTAGTTTTCTAATTCCTAAATCATTTATATAGTTATCCATCTCCTTTCCAATGTATGAACCCTTGTGATCTTCAATTTGTTTGAAGCCAATAATCCATTTATGCAACGTCCACTTACTATCAATGAAGTGGGATATAATACATATTTAGTTGAGATTCTATATGGACGTTCATGAATCAATGGTGAATGAAattctctggccagtggtaataagcACCTCCTTCATCTAGGCCTTCTCCTTGGTATACATCTTCAAACAATCTCACATCGTCGTATACCATGAAGGCATGGGAAATTAGGGCTCAAGAAACTGCACAAATTTACGAAAGCCTTTTCCCTCAACAATGAGAAAAAGCATCTCATCCGTAATAATCATTTCCGCAAGCCTTTTCCCTCAACACCTTCTCACTATATTGGGGGATTGACAGTTTCTTACTCTCCATACCATCAGTGGCTATAGAAGTTTCGTAACTTAGCTTTGTCTGATCATTGGCCACCAACCCCTTGTATATTTTATACCTTTGGCAACCCTTAGAATGTGCTATTAATATAGAAgtgccttgcttcttcgaatgacaACCATAAAGTTACCTACAGTGGTAACATCTTGCTTGCAGGTTCTCACGATCACTAAGgattttggtgaaatgttctCATGTCCATGACATTTTTTTACTAGATCGTGGTGGTCGACCAATATCAATATCCAACTCCTCCTCATTAAAAATATCCTTATCTTCTATATCTATAGGTACTCGACTACTTGCACTAGAAGTAGTTGCTCCAGATGTGggtctaggggtggaagtacttGTCAATGTAGGAAATGTGGCATCCCCTTGTGGACAATTACCCTGAGTAGGTGTTACAAAAATAACACCTTAAATTGCACTGAAACAATTAAGAAATAACCAATAAAGACatgttacaaaaataatctaGACATTGGAAACACATTAAGATCATTTTGATAACAGAAaacttgttttgaaaagaaaaaacatgtgtTTCCAAAAAAAGAATGTGTTTTAATCCATATGTGTCATGTGTATGgttttagaaagaaaagaaaatactaaaactCACataggttttaaaaaaaatacaaatcatGCATATTCATTGCGGAAAGACAAAacttctttaattaaattaactcATTGTTTTTGTTTAGCTGAGCAGTTTGCTCGAgaggagtgtcgagcgaacatCAAGAGAATAATTTGTCTGACATCCAATGTCGAGTGAGAATCGAGCGAACAATCTATATGAAGTTCACTTGAGCCATAGTCGAGCGAGCATTGAGCGAACAATCTATATGAAGTTTACTCGAGCCATAATCGAGCAATCATCAAGCGAAAATTGTCTAGATGGCGTTTTCAAGTTTTCCACAACAAAATCCCCCaaatcaaacaacaaaaacaacaaaattcaCAATCAACCCAATTGGattttggaaccctaaattagaaaaaccaaaaatcaaACAACGAACACACATTAAATTAGGAGGATAAAACCACCTTACGGTGTCGCGACGGCTGATGAGAAGTAGTCTACGGTGGGTTTGAGCTCACGACGACGCCAAACAATAGCAGGAAGGCGCAGCACGACTGATGAGCAAAGAAATCCAAAGAGTAGAGAGAAGCTTCGCGAAAGTGACGACGAGAAAAGGGGCCCTGCATTTTGGAACCCCGATGTGCACAAAACGACATCATTCCACTTAAAATGGAACGACGTCATTTAGTTAACTTAGTAGTTCAAAATATCAGATGTAAAATGACATCGTTTtacatctatttattttttttttttaaaaatcagaGTTCAAAGCCCATATgtgctccgactccgacattaAATTTAAGAGTCACTTTGACtccaaatttgaattttgactaCTCTGACTCTGTTGGAATCAGAGGCTAAGGGGGTGTTGGCTAGAGTCGGAGTTGGCAGAGAATTTGCACAGCCCTAGGCGGAATATGGTGCTGAAATATAATATAAgcaatttccataaaatagttatttattgTAGAATTTTTAGAGTAATGAAAAGGTATTTTAATGAATAGCTATTGCAAGAATATCAATGTtaattcctctttttttttaaaaaaaattgtgggtgGCTACCAAAACACAAAGGGTCACCAACGATTTTGTGACTACGGCGGGTACTCTGGGCCACCCCCAACAGCCATAAGGGTAGCTTGAGGCAACTTTTGACCATTAATGAGGTGGCAAAAGGCTATTTCGAGGGAGGTTTGGCCACCCCTTGGGCTTTGAGAGGGGATGGATATCCCACacgatataatttttaaaatttattttttattttttaaaaaagataatgggtgtttaaaaaaagttatgtggTATGgattctttaataattttatttcaattcaaattttgCATTCAATCTTTTGCCTCCAAACACAAGAATATGAGAAGGCATTTCCATtcctttaaaaatagaattgtcCATTCTATAAACTAAACGTGTCCTAAGTACTTGGTATGGTAAAAAGtttattaaatattcatattgaTTAGGAGGttacaatataaaattcataaaatactCGTGTTTGTTAATCAGAAGTGTTGGAAGCTATTACTAAGGTGTTCTCacttgaaaaatgttttagatACAAAGAGATCCTATAAAAGTAAACCCATAAACTGACATAACCTGATGtagtatgttagattgtaaagatatttttattataaaatagatttaacgtattatatgaaatcatatcaatttgtggatttacttttatataatcttgtGACTGTAACACTTCTATTAGCACTTATCAATAAAAGATAGGCAATCCAGAGAGAAGAGGGTGATACATCAATTTTTGATTTGGTATCTTGAGGGATCATTTGCTACACCATAATTATACCTTAAAGCATTCTCATCCAAATGGCTAAACTGTtgttatctctaaaatttaggAAGAATTTTGGGGGAAGCTGAAAAGCTCCCTCTCATCCCATTCCCTAAATTAGGGATTTCATTTAGGGAAGCTACAGTCATTCCCCATATTTGGGAAACCACTATACATCCCCAATCTACCATCCCCTTCATTTCTTGTTATTGGTCCCGCGTGTTCCTCTCTTCCCCTCTCGATTGCCCTCATTCTTGAAGGCCCTCTCTCGTACCGTTTGCCACCATTGAAGGTGGCTTCTCTTCATCGACACATTATATGTAAGTTATCTCTTATCTCTCATATattccctcttcttctctccaTGGATGGACTATGTCCTCTCTCACACAAATGGAACACACTGAGCCTCTCTCCCATGGTTGAATCTAATAcattttttagtttaaatattattgtatttgtCACTTTGGCCACTAAAATTTGAGAACCCTAGATTTAAATTAGTGCTCTAGGGTTTGCATATTCATGGATCTATGACCCATAGTCATGGCAACTTTCATGCATGTATCTACCATGGTTTTCATATGTGTTACATTTTTTGACTTCTTGGTTGTATGTATCAATCGATTTACTTGGCCACTGAAATTCAAGAACCTTGCATTTTATTTGGTGCTCTAGGGTTTGAATGGATAATGGATCTATGTATCATTCACGGCACACTCAATGCATGTATCTGCCATGGGTGAATCTGAGACATTGCTCCTAtatgtttgagaaaattgtttgTTCTTTGAGCAATTTCGAGTATTTTTGCATGTTAGCTTTTTGAATGATTCAGGTCACACTGAAATCTGAATCTTTCATGGTTGAGCATTGGACTTGTGCTCAGTTTGGACTTGTTGTATTTGGGCACTCAATACTATTCTTGTGAACATAAATTTGGGCATCTAAGTTTGCATTTGGATAATTAGTTTTTGTTCTTCATCTCACACCTCACTTTGATTGGCTTTGTTTGGGTTTCCTTTCTTTAGCTTTAGTTATCATCTAGTTAGTCACCTTGTTCAGAAAATGGAGATATATAAGTTAATGGAACTTCTTGAGTTTAAAGAATTTTGATtaacttgtcaaaaaaattGGGAATGAGTTCATTTTTTCCTGTTCTTTCCTTCACCCGATTTTGTTATTATCCATTTATACAGGGCACACTCAAATCTGAATCTGCCATGGTTGAATGTTGTGGAATTGGACAGTTTGGACTTGTTGGTTGTATGTATCTGGGCACTCAAAATGGAAGAATCGGATTAAAAATTTTGCAGCTCTagtttgaatttggaaaattggtttttttttcttcttcttacaCCTCCCTTTGATTGGCTTTGAATGTGTTGGCTTTATTTAGCTTCAGTTATCACTTTGGTTTACTCACCTTgttcaaaaaattattacaaataaataagtataAGTAATTGATTGAGTTTCAAGGATGTTCTTTAACTTGCCAAAAAAATGTTGACTGAGTTCATTTTGACCTGTTCTTTCCTTCAcccatttttcatattattcataatattctttCATGATTTGAATATTAGTCTCTATCTGTATCCTTGTACTTGTGCTCTAATGTATATGCCAGGGTTGAATCTGAGACATTGCACCAATTGGATTGTTCTTTGGGCAAATTATATCTATGTTATTGTGGTATTTCGTTGGTTGTATGCATGTTTGATCTTTATATGATTCAAGGCACACTGAGATCTGAATCTACCATTGTTGAATGTTGTGGAATTGCACAGTTTGGACTTGTTGGTTGCATGTGTTTGTTGGTTTGAGGAAATTGATATTACCTTGCTATTAATTGATTTTGTGGTATCTTTGCTTATTGTTCCCATGGACTGAGCTGCTATTGGTTTGAATTACCTAGTTTGGACTAAATGAGCTACTTTCTAATTTCTGTTTTTATGTTCTTATTCATTTTGCATGATGCTTAGGATATGATTTTCCTTCTCTAACCCCATGGCTGTGAATTGCTCTGTGCTATTGGGACCTTTGTAGTGTTTGGTACTGATGAATAATTATTTCTCGTGTGGGGCCTGCATGTCTACTGTTAGGCTATGATGATGGTATTAGTGGGGGTTAATTCATAAGTGTTAGTGGGCCCCCATCGAGATGGTGTGGTAATCGTCCCCAGGATGGCTATATTGCAGTTTGTGATAGTTTTCATAAAAGGCAACTGGGGTTTGGGTAAGGTTTTGCAGCCATTTGATTTTGGGCTTCTATTTCACACATGATGCAAATTATGTAAACCATTCTAAGCCACATTTAAAACACACAAGTGTTTAGGGAAGTGGATAGGAATgctcttattttctattttgcaaaCTGATTTTGTTATTGAATTTGAGTTGTCTTAACCCCTCGATTGTGATcatgagaaaatttgaaaaaggtgaagtGGCACTTTGGCACACACCTACATGGCATGGTAACCTGGATGGCTAATAAATAGTGGCAACCGGTTGTTGCAGCCATGCTAGGGGGTGCCAAGTGTGGTCATATGTTACCATAGGATTCCTGAGCCGGCTACCAAAATCACTTGCAAATATTGTTCTTAATTATCTAACATGTGTACCACATTTCTATGTTTACAAATTTTTAGATATGGATTCACAAGAGCATAGAAATATGTTCTTCAACAGCCTCAAGACTCAAGAGCCTGAGATTGACCACATTTATGGCGGTCAAGGTGGACAATCTCCGGTGACTTGAGATGACTCTCCACCCCCACCCAAGTAGAGCCTCCCTCTCAAAGAAAATCAGCTAGAGGTGCAA encodes:
- the LOC121255103 gene encoding uncharacterized protein LOC121255103, whose product is MASKWSAFSWCNGQYGLARSWARLDRVLMDASFLSVFPNAICSYLPRSTSDHAPMFIEFKQDPFSYGPAPFRFQQMWVQHKNFMDCVRQAWSSREGGSAIQNLVVKLKQTKAALRDWDKRVFGHMLGQIIDLQNQSEEIELQSQLNWDENLDRELQVANVKLATWWRRGEIQLNQMAKLKWAVDSDQSSKFFHDCLAMKRRK